The proteins below are encoded in one region of Oncorhynchus nerka isolate Pitt River linkage group LG15, Oner_Uvic_2.0, whole genome shotgun sequence:
- the LOC115143270 gene encoding leucine-rich repeat-containing protein 38-like isoform X1, whose protein sequence is MLPCVCWLQPLLVLLSSVLRAQGENCPASCLCPDPHTVDCSGRGLTRLPDEIPLDVRRLLLSDNCIPRIPSDFLVLYSDLVYLDLRNNSLSHIEPGTLSTSSRLVFLDLGSNNLTEIPSGTFGQSRSLIKLRLGNNPYLSRVNEDAFLGLTSLRELELERNALSGLQVGALSQLPSLRVVRLEGNPWVCNCNFANLFGWLEENSQKLPNVPGRVMKENERRALGGNLQGDGLRYISLQTVCSFIHISKTNTTTESQHLTFTILLEHEIYVTVVVCVVYCPSQTPASSLRPVVYQCFTKSIN, encoded by the exons ATGTTGCCATGTGTCTGCTGGCTCCAGCCTCTCCTCGTCTTGCTGTCCTCTGTCTTACGGGCTCAGGGGGAAAACTGTCCAGCTAGCTGCCTGTGCCCGGACCCCCACACTGTGGACTGCAGCGGCCGTGGACTCACCCGTCTTCCTGATGAAATCCCCTTGGACGTCCGCAGGCTCCTTCTGTCTGACAACTGTATCCCCCGCATTCCCTCTGACTTCCTAGTGCTCTACAGTGACCTGGTCTACCTGGACTTACGGAACAACTCTTTGTCCCACATCGAGCCGGGCACCCTCAGCACCTCTTCCAGGCTGGTGTTTCTGGACTTGGGCAGCAACAACCTGACTGAGATCCCCTCGGGGACCTTTGGGCAGTCCCGTAGCCTGATCAAACTCCGCCTGGGCAATAACCCCTATCTGAGCAGGGTCAACGAGGATGCATTCCTGGGCCTCACCTCCCTGCGTGAACTGGAGCTGGAGCGTAACGCCCTGTCTGGCCTTCAGGTGGGGGCGCTGAGCCAGTTGCCCTCTTTACGGGTGGTGAGACTGGAGGGCAACCCTTGGGTGTGCAACTGCAACTTTGCCAACCTGTTTGGATGGCTGGAGGAAAACAGTCAAAAGCTTCCAAATG TACCAGGGAGAGTAATGAAAGAAAATGAAAGACGAGCTCTAGGGGGAAACCTTCAGGGGGATGGTCTCAGATACATTTCACTACAGACTGTCTGCAGCTTCATCCACATCagcaaaacaaacacaacaacagaAAGTCAACACCTGACGTTTACAATTCTGCTTGAGCATGAGATTTATGTTACCGtggttgtgtgtgtagtgtactgtccAAGCCAAACACCTGCCTCTTCCCTCAGGCCAGTGGTCTATCAATGTTTCACTAAATCAATCAATTAG